From Leishmania mexicana MHOM/GT/2001/U1103 complete genome, chromosome 21, a single genomic window includes:
- a CDS encoding putative hexokinase encodes MGENRREKTISSSPSTRPPPSGLPHVSLSPSLTVSPLTPPAPHIHARASTSNPHVLATPQPPSTLHRATPILSSPTHTPPSPSPLPSTPSQWPPANLLSHIAIRDSDSEEMRYIKQRLALASLATQFTMSPEKMKQLTMYMIHEMVEGLEGRPSTVRMLPSFVYTSDPAKATGVYYALDLGGTNFRVLRVSLRGGKVDDRTDSKFVIPKSALVGDATDLFDFIAQSVKKMMSENAPEDLEKRVPLGFTFSFPVDQKAVNKGLLIKWTKGFSTKNVEGSDVVELLQASLRRVRVNVNVVALCNDTVGTLVARYFVDTDVQVGVIIGTGSNACYFERASAVTKDPAVSARGNAVTPINMECGNFDSKYKYALPITVYDDEMDAITPNRENQRQEKLVSGMYLGEISRRLIVHLAHLGCLPRGLVDGLCKPWAFESKHMGMVAADQMPGLQFTRELIKRVAGVDVTDTSDLHTIREACCLVRNRAAQQGSVFTAAPMLKTRTQGLATVAVDGSVYEKTPSFQRLYQECITSILGSTSNAKVVLQRDGSGVGAAMICALAVNKK; translated from the exons ATGGGGGAGAACAGGAGGGAAAAgaccatctcctcctccccgtccaCCAGGCCGCCTCCGTCAGGCCTCCCACATGTCTCCCTCTCACCATCCCTCACCGTCTCCCCGCTCACCCCACCCgccccacacatacacgcacgcgcttcgACCAGTAACCCACACGTCCTTGCCACCCCACAACCACCATCAACCCTTCACCGCGCCACCCCtatcctctcctctcccactcatacccccccctccccctccccactacCCTCCACTCCGTCACAATGGCCACCCGCG AACCTCCTGAGCCACATCGCTATCCGCGACTCGGATAGCGAGGAGATGCGCTACATcaagcagcgcctcgcgctcGCCTCCCTGGCCACCCAGTTCACCATGTCCCCGGAGAAGATGAAGCAGCTCACCATGTACATGATCCACGAGATGGTGGAGGGTCTTGAAGGCCGCCCGAGCACCGTGCGCATGCTGCCGTCCTTTGTGTACACGTCCGACCCGGCCAAGGCCACCGGTGTGTACTACGCGCTCGACCTCGGCGGCACGAACTTCCGCGTGCTGCGTGTGagcctgcgcggcggcaaggTGGACGACCGCACCGACTCGAAGTTCGTCATCCCGAAGAGTGCCCTGGTTGGCGATGCCACGGACCTGTTCGACTTCATTGCGCAGAGCGTGAAAAAGATGATGTCGGAGAACGCCCCCGAAGACCTGGAGAAGCGCGTGCCGCTGGGGttcaccttctccttcccgGTGGACCAGAAGGCCGTCAACAAGGGCCTGCTGATCAAGTGGACAAAGGGCTTCTCGACGAAGAACGTGGAGGGCAGCGATGTGgtagagctgctgcaggcgtcgctgcgccgcgtgcgcgtcaACGTGAACGTCGTGGCGCTCTGCAACGACACCGTCGGCACGCTGGTAGCCCGCTACTTCGTGGACACGGACGTGCAGGTGGGCGTCATCATCGGCACCGGCTCCAACGCCTGCTACTTCGAGCGCGCCTCGGCCGTCACGAAAGACCCCGCCGTGTCTGCCcgcggcaacgccgtcacGCCGATCAACATGGAGTGCGGTAACTTCGACTCCAAATACAAGTACGCGCTGCCCATCACCGTGTACGATGACGAGATGGACGCGATCACCCCCAACCGCGAGAACCAGCGCCAAGAGAAGCTCGTCTCCGGCATGTACCTGGGTGAGATCTCTCGCCGTTTGATCGTGCACCTGGCTCACCTCGGCTGCCTGCCCCGCGGGCTGGTGGATGGCCTGTGCAAGCCGTGGGCGTTCGAGAGTAAGCACATGGGTATGGTCGCCGCCGATCAGATGCCCGGCCTGCAGTTCACCCGAGAGCTCATCAAGCGCGTCGCTGGTGTGGATGTGACTGATACGTCCGACCTGCACACGATTCGCGAGGCCTGCTGCCTGGTGCGTAACCGCGCCGCTCAGCAGGGCTCTGTCTTCACTGCTGCTCCGATGCTCAAGACCCGCACGCAGGGtctcgccaccgtcgccgttgaCGGCTCCGTGTACGAGAAGACGCCGTCCTTCCAGCGCCTGTACCAGGAGTGCATAACGAGCATCCTCGGAAGCACGTCGAATGCgaaggtggtgctgcagaggGACGGTAgcggtgtcggcgccgcGATGATCTGCGCGCTGGCCGTCAACAAGAAGTAG
- a CDS encoding major vault protein-like protein, with protein sequence MSTTSVVKLMPHEYLHVEDTNTCEVFTLLGPITYTLYDHHRKLHETPQPCVVVPPSQFVTVQNPMHVVPTSLIDKADAPPVYTLLRSSPGSITGLAALPYSRWKMPYGSSELRFFDESPFPLLPDETVDEPSPMPLLTASEALTLEALAPHDVVDPVTGATVHRAAHEYFLFKGPGLYTPRLDERIVNKVTGVYVSPPQVCYLSAKYDFVDDDGVTRVAGEQWIVRAHGIFFAHPAVTLQMRDAYVLTSFEALTFVSYKAFYDEELQVAREAQKPYLISYADTKDGMYLPRPHETFRGRRRQVHLSATQYCVVINPIGADGTARLQQAEVRVGKQSFMLQPGEHCTKPLTALVLSEDEALLHVALQTYTEADGTVREGGSRWLVHGPRQYIPPVYARVVERRRIIKIDENCGVYVRNIHTGQVRSVFGKPFMLGADEQLWERPIGTYVRRLLAEPRQSLRVTDMSAKERAEASLEGGWAAMRVERDMQPSSTAAVEVAGGGCYSASSSGESLDSGDDFMDRDECADELQLLDAATRNAHPPRLSRHISRYHVITANVEHNTLVRLYDTSTGLSRVVAGPATVFLKPHEHFTPLSLSGGRPKEPHQIHSLSLYLGPDYMADIIEVETLDHARLRLHLAYNWEFGSVASNGKADEVDAELAFTIPDFVGEACKALASRVRSAIAGQTFEFFHCNSSTLIRQAIFTPAEDGSIVSHGDSLCFTANGLYITTVDVQSVEPVNIKTRTALAKSVQLAVEIITKAQESDASHQAALLEQKAKGALDLQVMHDRAKAEQQRTELLRVMGENTALEQAGASRAQALAESAARLAEVQGEVDATPVRCAAHSVGMDTELEVLRKRAELDLAHRQSMDNLAIDKIRKLSGIEATKYEKIMASLGKETLIAISNAGPELKAKLLGELGLQGFVVTDGKTPINILSLADKMAAGPSATTPSPAAPGAARVS encoded by the coding sequence ATGAGCACGACATCCGTAGTGAAGCTGATGCCGCACGAGTACCTGCACGTGGAGGACACGAACACGTGTGAGGTGTTCACCCTTCTCGGACCCATCACCTACACCCTGTACGACCATCACCGCAAGTTGCACGAAACACCGCAGCCATGCGTTGTGGTGCCGCCCAGCCAATTTGTCACGGTGCAAAATCCGATGCACGTGGTCCCGACCTCCCTCATCGATAAGGCCGATGCCCCGCCAGTGtacacgctgctgcgcagctcacCTGGGTCCATCACGGgcctggcggcgctgccgtacAGTCGCTGGAAGATGCCATACGGCAGCAGTGAGCTACGTTTTTTCGACGAATCGCCGTTCCCGCTCTTGCCAGACGAGACTGTCGACGAGCCATCGCccatgccgctgctgacggctTCAGAGGCGCTCACTCTGGAAGCACTCGCACCGCATGACGTTGTGGATCCCGTTACGGGTGCGACAGTGCACCGTGCCGCTCATGAATACTTTCTTTTCAAGGGACCTGGCCTCTACACCCCACGACTGGACGAGCGCATCGTGAACAAGGTGACCGGTGTGTACGTCTCCCCACCGCAGGTGTGCTACCTCTCGGCCAAGTACGACTTCGTGGACGATGACGGTGTGACCCGCGTGGCTGGAGAGCAGTGGATTGTGCGGGCGCACGGCATCTTCTTCGCCCACCCCGCCGTGACGCTGCAGATGCGTGACGCGTACGTGCTGACCAGCTTCGAGGCACTGACGTTCGTCTCCTACAAAGCCTTCTACGATGAGGAGTTGCAGGTTGCCCGCGAGGCACAGAAGCCGTACCTCATCTCGTACGCGGACACCAAGGATGGAATGTACCTCCCACGACCGCATGAGACGTTTCGGGGCCGGCGGAGACAGGTGCACCTCAGCGCCACGCAGTACTGCGTCGTGATCAACCCCATCGGCGCCGATGGGACAGCGAGGCTGCAGCAAGCCGAGGTTCGCGTGGGGAAGCAGAGCTTCATGCTGCAGCCCGGCGAGCACTGCACGAAACCTCTCACCGCGCTGGTGCtgagcgaggacgaggcgctgctgcatgtCGCACTCCAGACGTACACGGAGGCGGATGGTACCGTGCGAGAGGGCGGCTCGCGTTGGCTCGTCCACGGGCCGCGGCAGTACATCCCGCCAGTATACGCGCGGGTggtggagcggcggcgcatcaTCAAGATCGACGAAAACTGCGGCGTCTACGTGCGCAACATCCATACAGGCCAGGTGCGCTCGGTCTTCGGCAAGCCGTTCATGCTGGGCGCCGACGAGCAGCTGTGGGAGCGCCCCATCGGTACGTACGTGCGCCGCCTTCTGGCCGAGCCGCGGCAGTCGCTGCGGGTAACGGACATGTCCGCCaaggagagggcggaggccTCGttggagggagggtgggcgGCCATgcgggtggagagggacATGCAACcgtcgagcaccgccgctgttgaGGTGGCCGGGGGCGGCTGCTACAGCGCTAGCAGCAGTGGAGAGAGCCTCGACTCTGGCGACGATTTCATGGACAGGGACGAGTGCGCGgacgagctgcagctgcttgaCGCCGCCACCCGCAACGCGCACCCGCCGCGCCTCTCGCGCCACATTAGTCGCTATCACGTCATTACCGCCAACGTGGAGCACAACACGTTGGTGCGCCTCTACGACACGAGCACCGGCCTCAGCCGCGTTGTGGCCGGCCCCGCCACGGTGTTCCTGAAGCCGCACGAGCACTTCAccccactctccctctccggCGGACGTCCGAAGGAACCGCACCAGATCCACTCGCTAAGCCTCTACCTTGGGCCGGACTACATGGCCGACATCATCGAAGTCGAGACCCTCGATCACGCCCGTCTACGGCTTCACCTCGCCTACAACTGGGAGTTTGGCTCCGTGGCCTCGAACGGCAAGGCAGACGAGGTGGACGCAGAGCTGGCCTTTACCATCCCGGACTTCGTTGGGGAGGCGTGCAAGGCACTGGCGAGTCGTGTGCGGTCGGCGATAGCGGGGCAGACCTTCGAGTTCTTCCACTGCAACTCGTCGACGCTCATTCGCCAGGCGATCTTCACGCCGGCTGAGGACGGCTCCATCGTCTCCCACGGCGACTCGCTCTGCTTCACCGCAAACGGTCTCTACATTACGACGGTGGATGTGCAGAGCGTGGAGCCGGTGAACATCAAGACGCGGACCGCGCTGGCGAAGAGCGTGCAGCTCGCGGTGGAAATAATCACCAAGGCGCAGGAGAGCGACGCCTCTCACCAAGCGGCGCTCCTCGAGCAGAAGGCAAAAGGTGCGTTGGACCTGCAGGTGATGCATGACCGCGCCAAggcagagcagcaacgcacagagctgctgcgcgtgatgGGCGAGAAcacggcgctggagcaggcCGGCGCCAGtcgtgcgcaggcgctggcCGAGAGCGCCGCGCGCCTGGCAGAGGTGCAGGGAGAGGTAGACGCCACCCCGGTTCGTTGTGCCGCCCACTCCGTCGGCATGGACACAGAGCTGGAGGTGTTGCGCAAGCGGGCGGAGCTGGACCTCGCACACCGCCAGTCCATGGACAACCTCGCCATCGACAAGATCCGCAAGCTGTCTGGCATCGAAGCGACAAAGTACGAGAAGATCATGGCCTCACTCGGGAAGGAGACGCTCATCGCGATCTCGAACGCGGGGCCGGAGCTGAAGGCGAAGCTCCTGGGCGAGCTGGGCCTGCAGGGCTTCGTCGTCACGGACGGCAAGACGCCCATCAACATACTGAGCTTGGCAGACAAGATGGCTGCCGGGCCATCGGCCACCACCCCGTCCCCAGCAGCGCCTGGAGCGGCGCGAGTGTCGTGA
- a CDS encoding putative actin-like protein — protein MTRVQLFIDNGGYSVKALYLPASANTSSRSAVTHASALTSSSTHGEVAATATTLAPAPKVLVVPNCVGAAVYAGTGIMGDQLDHLPHYHGLMVRRPVDRGFVVDGGLQARVWEHVLQHFSIESEEEVDVWLTVPFAAPKAVAQLLWLLCTRSFRFGSVTVVSSSFMSLIAYNFARGASAPSSAARKRPRSTVDTDAQELFGCSGSSATGGGMAVMVDVGFSATTVIPYVNYIPVHSSVVRLDVGGKVLTNRLKEYISFSQMNVMEDTWLINHVKEQCCVVARHPRRSLQRYAALWKGRTRDDVEAAVGTVSTQRREGGGGDGQSPRCQRPGAPAVGVLTSPDVPIRYYLPTIPALLPLGVPEAELPSRLPKTSGVDAAALQHLLLCQERFLIPELLFTPADVGINQQGVAQAITEGIFQRGLLQHLTKLLRPLLLHNVCVYGGTASQPNFRDRLEAEVAAVAPQPPACDTDLDWKDSKRSTTSSSSSSRHGAAEAGSDRATCLSATPALPEFLLKAGGASTDLSLQPLLGAWCLLTATASDVADIAATADSGSNGGASQRELLRLRALVHQRSGIELQRPPAGRVTVETFQHALERML, from the coding sequence ATGACGCGCGTGCAGTTGTTCATTGACAACGGGGGCTACAGCGTCAAGGCTCTCTATCTTCCCGCCTCGGccaacaccagcagcaggTCGGCAGTGACACATGCCTCAGCACTCACAAGCAGCTCCACACATGGGGaggtggcagcgacggccACTACTCTCGCGCCTGCACCCAAGGTGCTTGTCGTGCCGAACTGTGTAGGGGCTGCTGTGTACGCTGGCACAGGTATCATGGGGGACCAGCTTGATCACTTGCCGCACTACCACGGACTCATGGTGCGCCGACCAGTGGACCGCGGCTTCGTCGTGGATGGTGGCCTgcaggcgcgtgtgtgggagcACGTGCTCCAGCACTTCTCCATCGagtcggaggaggaagtgGATGTGTGGCTGACGGTGCCGTTTGCCGCCccgaaggcggtggcgcagctgctctggCTACTGTGCACACGCAGTTTTCGCTTCGGCTCCGTGACAGTCGTGAGCAGCAGTTTTATGAGTCTCATCGCCTACAACTTTGCGAGGGGCGCATCAGCCCCCTCCAGCGCTGCCCGCAAGCGTCCCCGTAGCACTGTCGACACCGATGCGCAAGAGTTGTTCGGCTGCTCTgggagcagcgccaccggcggcggcatggcCGTCATGGTGGATGTTGGCTTCTCCGCTACCACCGTCATTCCTTACGTGAACTACATCCCTGTGCACAGCTCCGTTGTGCGCCTCGACGTGGGTGGCAAGGTGCTCACTAACCGACTGAAGGAGTACATCAGCTTCTCGCAGATGAACGTGATGGAGGACACGTGGCTCATCAACCACGTCAAGGAGCAGTGCTGTGTCGTGGCACGGCACCCACGGCGCAGTCTCCAGCGCTATGCTGCGCTGTGGAAGGGCAGAACCCGGGATGATGTGGAGGCGGCTGTGGGTACAGTGTCGACGCAGcggagagaaggcggcggcggcgacgggcAATCGCCCCGATGCCAGAGGCCcggcgcgccagcggtgGGCGTTTTGACCTCACCAGATGTGCCGATCCGCTACTACCTACCCACGATAcccgctctcctccccctcggtgTGCcagaggcggagctgccgtCGCGCCTGCCAAAGACGAGTGGCGTggatgccgcggcgctgcagcacctccttctATGTCAGGAGCGCTTCCTGATTCCGGAGTTGCTCTTCACGCCGGCCGATGTCGGCATCAACCAGCAAGGTGTGGCCCAGGCCATCACAGAGGGGATCTTCCAGCGAGgactcctccagcacctgaCGAAGTTGCTCcggccactgctgctccacaacgtgtgcgtgtacggcGGTACAGCCTCTCAGCCAAACTTCCGCGATCGCCTGGAGGCCgaggtggcagcggtggcccCGCAGCCCCCGGCTTGCGACACAGATTTGGACTGGAAGGATAGCAAGCGCAGTAccacaagcagcagcagcagcagccggcacgGTGCCGCGGAAGCCGGGTCGGATCGTGCCACATGCCTCTCCGCCaccccggcgctgccggagtTTCTCTTGAAGGCCGGTGGCGCCTCCACAGACCTCTCCCTGCAGCCACTGCTCGGTGCGTGGTGCCTCTTGACGGCGACGGCTAGCGACGTAGCCGATATCGCTGCAACGGCAGATAGTGGAagcaacggcggcgcgtcgCAGCGAGAGCTACTTCGACTTCGCGCTTTGGTGCATCAGCGGTCAGGGATCGAGTTGCAGCGCCCACCAGCCGGCCGAGTGACGGTGGAGACGTTCCAGCACGCGCTCGAGCGCATGTTGTGA
- a CDS encoding calmodulin-like protein, whose amino-acid sequence MSVLSEAQRTCASLQFLLLDQDSDGFIGSHELGTYLRAIGLYPAQSDIASYIALVDPEEQGRVSQESALALYEKLYPQRTTPEELYAALKVLDDDADGYLTTTQLRHILVNLGARISQEDAEEILRDVEKDREGMIMVDDIIQLLMPTEGEECL is encoded by the coding sequence ATGAGCGTGctgtcggaggcgcagcgcacttGTGCGTCTCTCCAGTTCCTACTGCTGGACCAGGACTCGGACGGCTTCATCGGCAGCCACGAGCTGGGGACCTACCTGCGTGCCATCGGGCTCTACCCGGCGCAGAGCGACATAGCAAGCTACATCGCCCTTGTCGACCCGGAGGAGCAAGGACGTGTATCCCAGGAgagcgcgctggcgctgtaCGAGAAGCTCTACCCACAACGCACCACCCCCGAGGAGCTCTACGCGGCACTCAAGGTTttggacgacgacgcagacggCTACCTTACCacgacgcagctgcggcacatcCTTGTCAACCTCGGCGCTCGCATCTCGCAGGAGGATGCGGAAGAGATACTGCGCGACGTGGAGAAGGACAGAGAGGGCATGATTATGGTAGACGACATCATCCAACTGCTGATGCCCACCGAGGGCGAGGAGTGCCtgtga